In Tenuifilum sp. 4138str, a single window of DNA contains:
- a CDS encoding lipopolysaccharide biosynthesis protein: protein MISKSFIKSSVTYTIIGALPFASSILLLPFYGNKNLLSTDDFGLLAIFIILSELARILFSFSAESFLGNTYIHYRNDKKNEKKFLGTSFLFLMLYGSLFTFILSIAGNLLFGLFYPAKSIEFMPYGLISVITGFFNGVFKAYTSHLIFREKPKPYFWSNILHFTLIIVVSVEGLYLFPLSLAGPIWGRFTGAFATFIWATVFFVKHGNLSWDRNVFKHLIRYSAPIYSHNILYWIISNIDRYIILGLLNQSSVAVFDFAIKITLAIEFLQNGLSAAILPKVFELWKNKNNEPFGSIEVNKYFHVFTLINLTLIPLYLILIPYLVPVVVNNSDLYQSFPLLPLLFAGMIVRIWYYVLVAPVYYFQKTTILPKVFVVTAAFQITATYLMVNLNGVNGAVVANFITKILQISLMFFFVKGFYQFRANKAKLLYYPLTIIVLLILTTLLVGQYSAIVVYSLIFIFSVALAFHTYRKEISISWIKEMLTK from the coding sequence ATGATATCAAAATCGTTCATAAAATCTTCAGTTACCTACACCATTATTGGTGCGCTTCCCTTTGCTTCGAGCATTCTCCTGCTTCCATTTTACGGTAACAAAAATTTACTTAGTACTGACGATTTTGGTCTATTAGCCATTTTTATCATATTAAGCGAACTTGCTCGAATACTTTTTTCATTTTCTGCCGAAAGTTTTCTGGGTAATACATATATTCATTACCGAAACGACAAGAAGAACGAGAAAAAATTTTTAGGAACATCGTTTCTTTTTTTGATGCTTTACGGCTCCTTGTTCACTTTCATACTGAGCATTGCCGGTAATTTACTGTTTGGGTTATTTTACCCTGCAAAATCGATTGAATTTATGCCCTATGGGCTCATTTCAGTTATTACAGGTTTTTTCAATGGTGTTTTTAAAGCATATACCAGCCACCTAATTTTCCGGGAAAAACCAAAGCCTTACTTTTGGTCCAATATTTTGCATTTTACATTAATAATTGTGGTCTCAGTTGAGGGATTATACCTTTTCCCCCTATCACTTGCCGGTCCCATTTGGGGTCGATTCACGGGTGCATTTGCTACTTTTATTTGGGCCACGGTATTCTTTGTAAAACATGGGAACTTAAGCTGGGACCGCAACGTATTTAAACACCTTATCAGGTATAGTGCACCTATATACTCCCATAATATCCTGTACTGGATTATATCAAACATTGACCGGTATATTATTCTGGGTTTGCTAAACCAATCGTCAGTGGCTGTTTTCGATTTCGCTATAAAAATAACCTTAGCTATTGAATTTCTTCAGAATGGGCTATCTGCGGCAATTTTACCAAAAGTTTTTGAGCTTTGGAAGAATAAAAACAACGAACCCTTTGGTAGCATTGAGGTAAATAAGTATTTTCACGTTTTCACTCTCATCAACCTAACCTTAATACCGCTTTATTTAATCCTAATCCCATACCTTGTTCCAGTAGTAGTAAATAACAGCGATTTATACCAATCGTTTCCGCTATTACCGCTGCTATTTGCTGGCATGATAGTGAGAATCTGGTACTACGTGCTTGTTGCTCCTGTTTACTACTTTCAGAAGACCACTATTCTCCCAAAAGTTTTTGTAGTAACTGCAGCTTTTCAAATTACTGCAACATATTTAATGGTAAATCTCAACGGGGTAAATGGAGCTGTTGTAGCTAATTTTATTACAAAGATTTTGCAGATTTCGCTAATGTTCTTTTTTGTCAAAGGGTTTTACCAATTTAGGGCAAATAAAGCCAAACTTCTATATTATCCATTAACCATAATTGTATTGCTAATTCTTACTACACTTTTAGTTGGTCAATATAGTGCGATTGTGGTTTACTCCTTGATTTTTATTTTTTCCGTAGCCCTTGCTTTCCACACTTATCGAAAAGAAATAAGCATCTCCTGGATTAAAGAGATGCTTACCAAATAA